The Sphingobacterium bambusae genome includes a window with the following:
- a CDS encoding DoxX family protein, giving the protein MKVNFKHIAVWLSRLFVSAILVYAGISKLLNSSLYPWMEVYPNLSLLSLAADTSVGIGLLVFPLLGFKKLTKISGFGVIIIMIGAITLHIIRCETNVIAINVFLLLLGVLLSCTQDINFQKEVS; this is encoded by the coding sequence ATGAAAGTAAATTTTAAACACATAGCCGTTTGGCTATCTCGCTTATTTGTAAGTGCTATATTAGTTTATGCGGGTATTAGCAAGCTATTAAATTCATCGCTATACCCTTGGATGGAAGTGTATCCTAATCTCAGCCTTCTTTCTCTTGCTGCAGATACTTCTGTCGGTATTGGTTTGTTAGTGTTTCCTCTTTTAGGATTTAAAAAATTAACCAAAATTTCTGGTTTCGGTGTAATTATAATTATGATCGGAGCAATTACACTTCATATAATAAGGTGTGAGACTAATGTGATTGCAATTAATGTATTTCTTCTTTTGCTGGGTGTTTTGCTTTCATGCACTCAGGATATTAATTTTCAAAAAGAGGTTA